A region of Lycium barbarum isolate Lr01 chromosome 1, ASM1917538v2, whole genome shotgun sequence DNA encodes the following proteins:
- the LOC132608904 gene encoding protein MAIN-LIKE 2-like — MDRPKVTQQHRSQAVWDGKLTGQNTCLTIRRANHEFWNHVRHYPLHNRILNYFERCGFGGVLAVGNVQYDEGILTALIERWRPETYTFHMQTGEYVITLQNVEVLYGIPVDGHPLVQKNVKNITKSTWRELMYDLTGWLPGEETIIGNSLLVITQLSNHLETLIAKNDIIDEHTDEAEVQKRVRLYLLWWIGGTIFPDNTGSKLSLHFLLDIIDLDAIGGKAWGATTLSYLYNCLCGASMANSRSTGFLQ, encoded by the exons ATGGATCGCCCCAAAGTCACT CAACAGCATCGATCCCAGGCTGTGTGGGATGGAAAATTGACTGGACAGAACACGTGTTTAACTATACGTCGTGCGAATCATGAATTCTGGAATCACGTGAGGCATTACCCTTTACATAATCGCATCCTTAATTACTTTGAGAGGTGTGGATTTGGGGGAGTTTTAGCAGTAGGTAATGTGCAGTATGATGAAGGAATCCTCACTGCACTTATTGAGAGATGGCGTCCAGAGACGTATACATTTCATATGCAGACTGGCGAATATGTCATCACACTGCAGAATGTCGAGGTGTTATATGGCATTCCCGTGGATGGCCACCCATTGGTGCAGAAaaatgttaaaaatataactaaatCAACGTGGCGGGAATTAATGTACGACCTTACTGGTTGGTTGCCTGGAGAAGAAACAATTATAGGTAATAGCTTGTTGGTAATAACACAATTATCTAATCATTTGGAAACCTTGATTGCCaagaatgatattattgatgaacaCACTGATGAGGCTGAGGTACAAAAGAGGGTCAGGTTGTACTTGCTTTGGTGGATTGGTGGCACTATATTCCCTGATAATACTGGTTCAAAGCTTAGTTTACACTTTTTGCTTGACATAATAGACCTTGATGCAATCGGCGGGAAAGCTTGGGGAGCAACAacattatcatacttgtacaattgTCTATGCGGTGCTTCGATGGCTAATAGCCGTTCCACaggctttcttcaataa